Proteins encoded in a region of the Flammeovirga yaeyamensis genome:
- the hemW gene encoding radical SAM family heme chaperone HemW: protein MSGIYFHIPFCKQACHYCDFHFSTSLKLKNDVVKGMLWELDKQKEYINENIETIYFGGGTPSILSIDELSVLLDKVHNNFNTSGVKEVTLEANPDDITKEKLAFWKKLGITRLSIGLQSFYGPHLELMNRAHNAEESLNAVKMAQDAGFNNLTIDLIYGIPYQDHSVWYKDLETALSLNVPHISSYCLTVEEKTALGAWTKKGKFKPAEDEYAAEQFEHLVKTLSQNGYDHYEISNFAKPGFYSQHNSAYWKGKPYLGIGPGAHSFNGSDSRQYNVSNNAKYVKSIVQQNTLMFDKEMLTRADGINEYILTTLRTIWGCDLQFLLDNYQFDLLKEMKEEVDRFYASDWIKVKNNHLMLTEKGKLFADKISSELFV, encoded by the coding sequence ATGAGTGGAATTTATTTTCATATACCTTTTTGTAAGCAGGCGTGTCATTATTGTGATTTTCACTTCAGTACATCATTAAAGCTTAAAAATGATGTGGTGAAGGGCATGTTGTGGGAGTTGGATAAACAAAAGGAATACATTAATGAAAATATTGAAACTATATATTTCGGTGGAGGAACACCTTCTATTCTATCCATTGATGAATTATCGGTCTTATTAGACAAAGTTCATAATAACTTTAATACGAGTGGGGTGAAGGAAGTGACTCTAGAAGCCAACCCAGATGATATCACCAAAGAGAAGCTAGCATTTTGGAAAAAATTAGGCATTACCAGACTATCCATTGGCTTACAATCTTTTTATGGTCCACATTTAGAGCTCATGAATAGGGCTCATAATGCGGAAGAAAGTCTAAATGCAGTGAAAATGGCGCAAGATGCAGGGTTTAACAATTTGACCATTGACCTTATTTATGGTATCCCATATCAAGACCATTCGGTTTGGTACAAAGATTTGGAAACTGCTTTATCTCTTAATGTACCTCACATTTCTTCTTATTGTCTGACAGTAGAAGAGAAAACGGCCTTGGGGGCTTGGACTAAAAAAGGAAAGTTTAAACCAGCAGAAGATGAGTATGCTGCTGAACAGTTTGAACATTTAGTCAAGACACTTTCTCAAAATGGATACGATCATTATGAGATTTCAAACTTTGCCAAACCAGGTTTTTACAGTCAACATAATAGTGCTTATTGGAAAGGGAAACCTTATTTAGGTATAGGTCCAGGGGCACATTCATTTAATGGAAGTGATTCGAGACAATACAACGTGAGTAATAATGCGAAATATGTAAAGTCTATTGTTCAGCAAAATACCTTGATGTTCGATAAAGAAATGTTGACTAGAGCCGATGGAATAAACGAATATATATTGACCACTTTACGCACTATATGGGGCTGTGATCTTCAATTCTTACTTGATAATTATCAATTTGATTTATTAAAAGAGATGAAGGAAGAAGTGGATCGTTTTTATGCTTCCGATTGGATAAAAGTCAAGAACAATCATTTGATGCTAACCGAAAAAGGAAAGTTGTTTGCCGATAAAATTTCAAGTGAATTATTTGTTTAA
- the tnpA gene encoding IS200/IS605 family transposase produces MTRSKAELWVHMVWNTKNFEVHFTQVMWKDYLNDLFFSISEQYAIDLHQVNGYNNHVHALIRLRTGQNVEDIARVLKSISCSRIKSDLKIRKFSWQEGYYVCSVSPDRVVNVRGYIQRQWVKHERVVKYKEEVLVIFGEHL; encoded by the coding sequence ATGACTAGATCAAAAGCAGAACTTTGGGTTCATATGGTTTGGAATACCAAGAACTTCGAGGTACATTTCACTCAGGTGATGTGGAAAGACTATCTCAACGATTTATTTTTTTCGATTTCAGAACAATATGCTATAGACCTTCATCAGGTCAATGGGTATAATAATCATGTTCATGCACTTATTCGATTGAGAACTGGTCAAAATGTGGAGGATATTGCTAGAGTATTGAAATCAATATCATGTAGTAGAATAAAATCAGATCTAAAAATACGTAAGTTTTCATGGCAGGAGGGGTATTATGTTTGTAGTGTGAGTCCTGATAGGGTGGTAAATGTGAGGGGGTATATTCAGAGGCAGTGGGTGAAGCATGAGAGGGTGGTGAAGTATAAGGAGGAGGTGCTAGTGATTTTTGGTGAGCATTTATAG
- a CDS encoding polysaccharide biosynthesis tyrosine autokinase, with product MENQIQQNQQQFQQDPEDKAIKDFKKWFYLCLENWKWIVLSIVLGLGISIAVSLYQTNRWEISAELVKKSTEGKGGASADFMSMLPIDAMGAEYSKINLEYEKRYFTSREVLMELVECMDLNIHYYDKKWIKSVELYKHRPYTLLYDKEKSTWGPFSGTLEVKEINQNQYQLLASEDTIEHYFLDKTFTFGIVANVNGFQFEIKKEDIPSTFFTSPYLQLNSILGEAKSIRRRLKFGILGEKNTDLPLIQMKIEGSIPNKEVDVLSKLVETIKNKDILDKNFATKQSAQFIQDQLRIISDSMQLIASEVYKLKTSNTELSGGAELVFEKIYKLDEKRNELELSIRYCDYLLQEMKGDQMDEEVLMPEAYGISGSQLTEMLSKYSELKLEDALSNQRLKKSILYQEEAVERQKALGSLQQKIAEAVVSTKKALKIQLDELNKELKKSIRSTNTLLSEEKTLSDYQRLFETHEQLYKLLLEKQAEYNIRAASTISDYTMMSVPEPSEIPIFPKRKLNVLIGFILGLSLPIGIMYVMVLFDTKVREEQDINDIVDQPFLGNIATLENPNELMNPLTRSVAAESYRNKRTNLQFLIGEKEKFSIVFTSSISGEGKSVTSANMAQFYTVLDKKVLLVGADLRKPVLDNFYPHLNKNLGMSNYLSSGNDIKEYIQKTDNEFLDVLLSGTIPPNPTELLQGKKMKELFDELQTLYDIIIYDSAPIGIVSDSRNLMRYADLVCFAVRQGYTPKAQLEKTILPVTQMQDVKLALFMTDVKMHKKGGYQYSYYGKDYISYLEK from the coding sequence ATGGAAAATCAAATTCAACAAAACCAACAGCAGTTTCAGCAAGACCCTGAAGATAAAGCAATCAAAGACTTTAAAAAATGGTTTTATCTCTGTTTAGAGAATTGGAAGTGGATTGTATTATCTATTGTTTTGGGATTAGGGATTTCAATCGCGGTGAGTTTATATCAAACCAACCGTTGGGAAATTTCTGCAGAATTAGTGAAAAAGTCTACTGAAGGTAAAGGTGGTGCTTCTGCTGATTTTATGTCGATGTTACCAATTGATGCAATGGGTGCTGAGTACAGTAAAATCAACTTAGAATACGAAAAACGCTATTTTACTTCTAGAGAAGTGCTAATGGAGTTAGTAGAGTGCATGGATTTGAATATTCATTATTATGATAAAAAGTGGATAAAATCTGTTGAGTTGTATAAACACCGTCCTTACACACTATTATACGACAAAGAAAAATCTACATGGGGACCTTTTAGTGGAACTTTAGAGGTGAAAGAAATTAATCAAAATCAATATCAATTATTGGCCTCTGAAGATACAATAGAACATTACTTCTTAGATAAAACGTTTACTTTTGGAATAGTAGCTAATGTAAACGGTTTTCAATTTGAGATAAAAAAAGAAGATATACCGTCTACCTTTTTTACATCTCCCTACTTACAATTGAATTCTATTCTAGGAGAAGCCAAAAGTATACGACGCCGTTTAAAGTTTGGTATTTTAGGGGAAAAAAATACGGATCTTCCATTAATACAAATGAAAATAGAAGGAAGTATTCCAAATAAAGAAGTGGATGTTCTTTCTAAATTAGTTGAAACAATTAAAAATAAAGATATTTTAGATAAAAACTTTGCGACCAAACAATCTGCACAGTTTATTCAAGATCAGTTGCGAATTATTTCCGATTCGATGCAATTGATTGCTTCTGAGGTATATAAATTAAAAACTTCTAATACTGAATTATCAGGTGGTGCTGAATTGGTTTTTGAAAAAATCTATAAATTAGATGAGAAGCGTAACGAGCTAGAATTAAGTATTCGTTATTGTGATTATCTTTTACAGGAAATGAAAGGAGATCAAATGGATGAAGAAGTCTTAATGCCAGAAGCTTATGGGATTTCTGGATCTCAATTGACAGAGATGTTAAGTAAATATTCTGAGTTGAAATTGGAAGATGCCTTATCTAATCAACGTCTCAAAAAATCTATTTTATATCAAGAGGAGGCGGTAGAACGTCAAAAAGCTTTAGGTTCCTTGCAACAAAAAATTGCTGAAGCGGTAGTAAGTACTAAGAAAGCATTAAAAATACAGTTGGATGAATTAAATAAAGAACTGAAAAAATCCATTCGTTCAACCAATACATTATTATCAGAAGAGAAAACGCTTTCGGATTACCAGCGATTGTTCGAAACACATGAGCAATTGTATAAATTATTATTGGAAAAACAAGCAGAATACAATATTAGAGCTGCAAGTACGATTTCAGATTATACAATGATGTCAGTTCCTGAACCTTCAGAAATACCAATATTCCCAAAAAGGAAATTGAATGTGTTGATTGGTTTTATATTAGGATTATCTCTCCCAATAGGAATAATGTATGTGATGGTACTTTTTGATACAAAAGTAAGGGAAGAACAAGATATTAATGATATTGTTGATCAACCTTTCTTAGGTAATATTGCAACGTTAGAAAACCCGAATGAGTTAATGAATCCTTTAACTCGTTCTGTTGCTGCAGAGAGTTACAGAAATAAAAGAACCAATTTGCAATTTTTAATCGGCGAAAAAGAAAAGTTTTCTATTGTATTTACGTCCTCTATATCAGGAGAAGGTAAGTCTGTAACTTCCGCGAACATGGCACAATTTTATACAGTTCTTGATAAAAAAGTGTTGTTAGTAGGAGCCGATTTAAGGAAGCCAGTGTTGGATAATTTCTATCCTCATTTGAATAAGAATTTAGGAATGTCAAACTATTTAAGTTCTGGTAATGATATCAAAGAATATATCCAAAAAACGGATAATGAATTTTTAGATGTTCTTTTATCAGGTACTATTCCACCAAACCCGACTGAATTATTGCAAGGAAAAAAGATGAAGGAATTGTTTGATGAATTGCAAACATTGTACGATATCATCATTTATGACTCTGCACCAATTGGTATAGTGTCAGATTCTAGAAACTTAATGCGTTATGCTGATTTAGTCTGTTTTGCAGTTCGTCAGGGGTATACACCTAAAGCTCAATTAGAGAAAACTATTTTACCTGTCACCCAAATGCAAGATGTAAAATTGGCATTGTTTATGACGGATGTAAAGATGCATAAGAAGGGTGGCTATCAATACTCCTATTATGGAAAAGATTATATTTCTTACCTAGAAAAGTAG
- a CDS encoding polysaccharide biosynthesis/export family protein, producing MKYSKLLYILFFTYLFSSCVSNKKLTYLKHEGELKEEVTYDSVYRSTKAVPLALNTLRPFDQILVEVKTVTPPEYNPFAYVESIGGNNVANIQNPEQGSLLGYNIDEDGNVDLPLIGRVKLGGLTYSQAEEKLRSILKDMMDQPAVRVKLLNFRFTVMGEVERPGIYGTFSREMSVLEGLAKAGGAKEFGDRAKIKLLRKNGAYVETVYLNLNSEEFIHSPYYYLQQEDVLVVLPLKRRPTLEYVQRNVSIIASITAAVVSIVTLITVNR from the coding sequence TTGAAATACTCTAAATTATTATACATACTTTTTTTTACCTATCTATTTAGCAGCTGTGTTTCCAACAAGAAGCTAACTTACCTAAAACATGAAGGGGAGTTGAAAGAAGAAGTAACCTACGATTCAGTATATAGAAGTACTAAAGCTGTTCCTTTAGCTTTGAATACCCTAAGACCTTTTGATCAGATTTTAGTGGAGGTAAAAACAGTGACTCCACCCGAGTATAATCCATTTGCTTATGTTGAAAGTATTGGAGGGAACAATGTAGCCAATATTCAAAATCCTGAACAAGGAAGTTTGTTAGGATACAACATTGATGAAGATGGAAATGTTGATCTACCTTTGATTGGTAGAGTGAAATTAGGAGGGTTGACCTATTCTCAAGCAGAAGAGAAATTAAGGTCAATTCTAAAAGATATGATGGACCAACCTGCTGTGAGAGTGAAATTATTGAACTTTCGTTTTACTGTGATGGGAGAGGTGGAGCGTCCTGGAATATATGGTACATTCTCAAGAGAAATGTCAGTATTAGAAGGTTTAGCCAAAGCTGGCGGAGCTAAAGAATTTGGAGATAGAGCAAAAATAAAGTTATTGAGGAAAAATGGGGCGTATGTTGAAACCGTTTATTTGAATCTAAATTCTGAGGAGTTTATTCATAGTCCTTATTATTATCTTCAACAAGAAGATGTTTTAGTAGTCTTGCCTTTAAAACGTAGACCTACCTTGGAATATGTACAAAGAAATGTATCTATTATTGCTTCTATAACGGCAGCTGTTGTTTCAATTGTGACATTAATTACTGTAAATCGCTAA
- a CDS encoding nucleotidyltransferase substrate binding protein, producing MSIDIRWKQRFQNLKKAFTQLDNAYKLSQERELSELEKQGLIQAFEYTHELSWKTLKDFLNHKGYTDLYGSKDVTKLAFEMDLVNDGYVWMEMIKSRSQALGSYEIEISEAIKNNILNKYMSKYSNLISKLNSLAEYSGSSV from the coding sequence ATGAGTATAGACATCCGATGGAAACAACGTTTTCAAAACCTTAAAAAAGCATTTACACAGTTAGATAATGCATATAAGCTTTCTCAAGAGCGAGAACTTAGCGAATTAGAAAAACAAGGCCTAATTCAAGCCTTTGAATATACCCACGAACTTTCATGGAAAACTCTTAAAGACTTTTTAAACCACAAAGGTTATACGGATTTATATGGCTCTAAAGATGTAACTAAACTAGCATTTGAAATGGACCTTGTTAACGATGGGTATGTTTGGATGGAAATGATTAAAAGTAGAAGTCAAGCTTTAGGCTCATATGAAATTGAGATATCTGAAGCAATTAAAAACAACATACTCAATAAATATATGTCCAAATATTCTAATTTAATTAGTAAGTTAAATAGTTTAGCGGAATACTCTGGTTCGAGTGTTTAG
- a CDS encoding nucleotide sugar dehydrogenase, with translation MKEVKNICCIGAGYVGGPTMAVIALKNPHIKVNIVDINEQRIADWNDADLDKLPIYEPGLKEVVAETRGRNLFFSTNVDQGIQDADMIFISVNTPTKTYGKGKGQAADLKYIELCARQIARVAKRDKIVVEKSTLPVRTAEALKDILSNSESGFKFEILSNPEFLAEGTAIDDLMAPDRVLIGGDDTPSGQEAKDTLSAIYEAWVPKEQVLQTNVWSSELSKLTANAFLAQRISSINAMSALCEETEADVDEIARAIGMDSRIGPKFLKSSVGFGGSCFQKDVLNLVYIAKSYGLTEVAEYWDQVIQLNDYQKRRFADKIIKKSYNTVNDKKIAFLGWAFKKDTNDTRESAAIYVADHLLDENAQVVVYDPKVPAEQVYADLEYLNTHDPEEIRKRVKIVNDPYEATSEAHAIAVLTEWDEFKEYDWNKIFASTLKPANVFDGRNILDKKALEVIGFNVYNIGK, from the coding sequence ATGAAAGAAGTAAAAAATATCTGCTGTATCGGTGCAGGGTATGTTGGTGGGCCGACAATGGCAGTGATTGCTTTAAAAAACCCACATATTAAAGTAAATATTGTAGATATCAATGAGCAACGAATTGCTGATTGGAATGATGCTGATTTAGATAAATTACCTATATATGAACCTGGTTTAAAAGAAGTGGTTGCAGAAACTCGTGGACGTAATCTGTTCTTTTCAACAAATGTTGATCAAGGGATTCAGGATGCGGATATGATCTTTATTTCTGTAAATACGCCAACAAAGACGTATGGAAAAGGAAAAGGTCAGGCTGCGGATTTAAAATATATTGAGCTTTGTGCGAGACAAATTGCACGAGTTGCCAAACGAGATAAAATTGTTGTTGAGAAATCAACACTTCCAGTAAGAACTGCAGAAGCATTAAAAGATATTTTATCCAACTCTGAAAGTGGTTTCAAATTCGAAATTTTATCTAACCCTGAATTTTTAGCAGAGGGTACAGCAATAGATGATTTAATGGCTCCCGATCGTGTGTTGATTGGTGGTGATGATACTCCTTCTGGGCAAGAGGCTAAAGATACTTTATCAGCTATTTATGAGGCTTGGGTGCCTAAGGAACAAGTACTACAAACAAATGTTTGGTCTTCAGAATTGTCTAAATTAACGGCCAATGCTTTCTTAGCACAAAGAATTTCATCTATTAACGCAATGTCTGCTTTATGTGAAGAAACAGAAGCAGATGTAGATGAGATTGCAAGAGCGATAGGTATGGATTCTCGTATTGGTCCAAAATTCTTAAAATCGTCAGTAGGTTTTGGAGGTTCTTGTTTCCAGAAAGATGTATTGAACTTGGTATATATTGCTAAATCTTACGGTTTAACTGAGGTAGCTGAATATTGGGATCAAGTGATCCAATTGAACGATTATCAAAAACGTCGTTTTGCAGATAAGATCATCAAGAAATCATACAATACAGTCAACGATAAAAAGATTGCATTCTTGGGTTGGGCGTTTAAAAAAGATACGAACGATACCCGTGAATCAGCAGCAATCTATGTAGCAGATCATCTATTAGACGAAAACGCTCAAGTGGTTGTCTATGATCCAAAAGTGCCAGCTGAACAAGTATATGCTGATTTGGAATACTTAAATACTCATGATCCTGAAGAAATTCGTAAAAGAGTAAAAATTGTAAACGATCCGTATGAAGCGACTTCTGAAGCTCATGCTATTGCAGTATTGACTGAATGGGATGAATTTAAGGAGTATGACTGGAATAAGATCTTTGCTTCAACGCTTAAGCCGGCGAATGTTTTTGATGGAAGAAACATACTTGATAAAAAGGCTTTGGAGGTGATTGGTTTTAATGTATATAATATTGGGAAATAG
- a CDS encoding helix-turn-helix domain-containing protein, producing the protein MSQLNLSQRKQLEYLLQHGGAKKRIAQILGIHLSTLYREIKRNSVDGKYVAEKANTLAVARKKVVGSLPKIKRTKTIKRTNRYELYADRRHIYWHSDTPWTRKTYFIIRWYFGGKYHRYKIRLGWEKTHHYKNDVPVLKELMVLMLKTRKPNKYLTFKVERREEKAKNEMMNKYVRVVFYKYARGA; encoded by the coding sequence ATGTCACAACTTAATCTATCTCAAAGAAAACAACTGGAATACCTTCTTCAACATGGTGGTGCAAAAAAACGAATCGCCCAAATCTTGGGTATTCATTTGTCTACTTTATATAGAGAGATCAAGAGAAATAGTGTGGATGGAAAATATGTAGCAGAAAAGGCCAATACTTTGGCTGTAGCTAGAAAGAAAGTGGTAGGGAGTTTGCCTAAAATCAAAAGAACCAAGACAATTAAAAGAACAAACCGATACGAACTATATGCCGATCGTAGACATATTTATTGGCATTCAGATACACCTTGGACTCGGAAAACATACTTTATCATACGATGGTATTTTGGAGGTAAATATCACAGATATAAAATTCGTTTAGGCTGGGAAAAGACTCATCATTATAAAAATGATGTTCCTGTTCTAAAAGAATTAATGGTGCTTATGTTGAAAACTAGAAAGCCCAATAAATATCTGACTTTTAAGGTAGAAAGAAGAGAAGAGAAAGCAAAAAATGAGATGATGAATAAGTACGTGAGGGTGGTGTTTTATAAATATGCAAGAGGAGCTTGA
- a CDS encoding ArsR family transcriptional regulator: protein MIDALITSKTRLKLLLKFFLNPANTSYLRGLATEFSESTNSVRVELNRLEQAQMLESFFEGNKKFFKVNTSHPLFVDIQAIIKKYIGIDTIIENVLNRLGNLQEVYLIGDLALGKEADKIELILVGDINLVYLDQLILKMENTIEKSISYTRVDEVDGNDSSNMLKIWSR, encoded by the coding sequence ATGATCGACGCCTTAATTACCTCCAAAACCAGACTAAAACTCCTTCTAAAATTCTTTCTAAACCCCGCTAACACTTCCTATTTAAGAGGATTAGCCACAGAGTTTTCCGAATCCACCAACAGTGTTCGTGTGGAATTGAACAGATTAGAGCAAGCGCAAATGCTCGAGTCATTTTTTGAAGGAAACAAGAAATTTTTTAAGGTAAATACCTCACATCCCTTGTTTGTCGACATACAGGCAATCATTAAAAAATACATAGGGATTGATACTATTATAGAAAACGTATTAAACCGTTTAGGAAATCTGCAAGAAGTCTATCTCATCGGAGATCTTGCTCTAGGCAAAGAAGCAGATAAGATTGAATTAATCCTTGTTGGTGATATTAATTTGGTTTATCTCGACCAATTGATCCTAAAAATGGAAAATACTATTGAAAAGTCTATTTCATACACAAGAGTGGATGAGGTGGATGGAAATGATTCTTCTAATATGTTGAAGATATGGAGCAGGTAA
- a CDS encoding nucleotidyltransferase substrate binding protein, with protein MEQLRYQQRFENFKRAFAQLERFMQHPNLNEMEAQGLIKAFEYTYELSWKVLQDYLKEVKGYVDISGPNPVIKQSFQDNIISNGTDWMKMHKSRNLTSHVYDEEIANDIVQDIRSIYFGLFLDFKNKIEAEIKLS; from the coding sequence ATGGAACAATTAAGATATCAACAACGGTTTGAAAATTTCAAAAGAGCTTTTGCTCAACTTGAAAGGTTCATGCAGCATCCTAATCTGAATGAGATGGAGGCACAAGGTCTAATTAAGGCTTTTGAATATACTTATGAGTTATCATGGAAAGTCCTTCAAGATTATTTAAAAGAAGTAAAAGGCTATGTTGATATTAGTGGACCAAACCCTGTTATTAAACAAAGTTTTCAAGACAATATTATAAGTAATGGGACTGATTGGATGAAAATGCATAAAAGCAGAAATCTCACCTCTCATGTCTATGATGAAGAAATTGCAAATGATATTGTTCAAGATATTAGAAGTATATATTTTGGTTTATTTTTAGATTTTAAGAATAAAATTGAAGCTGAAATCAAATTATCATAA
- a CDS encoding UpxY family transcription antiterminator has protein sequence MTENKKQWMAIYTKPRNEKKVADRLGKSGFEVYCPMYTTLRQWSDRKKKVTIPAIPSYCFIKIEENKRWEALQDPGAVRYVFWQGKPAIIKDNHIHAFKRFMGEIEEEDQIFNAEISDGDRVLMRKGAFMGKEGDVIRTHKNGIVELILFQIGLKVVVQKKNLDKI, from the coding sequence TTGACAGAAAACAAAAAACAATGGATGGCCATCTACACCAAACCACGCAACGAAAAAAAAGTAGCTGATCGTTTGGGAAAATCAGGCTTTGAAGTCTATTGTCCTATGTACACCACTCTCCGACAATGGAGTGATCGTAAAAAAAAGGTAACTATCCCAGCAATTCCTTCTTATTGCTTTATTAAAATTGAAGAGAATAAACGTTGGGAGGCACTTCAAGATCCTGGAGCAGTACGTTATGTTTTCTGGCAAGGAAAACCTGCAATTATTAAAGATAACCATATCCATGCATTCAAACGCTTTATGGGTGAAATCGAAGAAGAAGATCAAATCTTTAATGCTGAGATTTCTGATGGTGATCGTGTATTAATGCGTAAAGGAGCGTTTATGGGGAAAGAAGGTGATGTGATTCGAACGCATAAGAACGGTATTGTTGAATTAATTCTTTTTCAGATTGGTTTGAAAGTAGTAGTACAAAAAAAGAATTTAGATAAGATTTAA
- a CDS encoding NAD-dependent epimerase/dehydratase family protein, whose translation MKKILITGAAGFIGFHLSKKLAKQNFEIIGIDNINDYYPMSLKFDRLKELGIESDFIRYNDKVNSNKYNNFNFIRLDITDEHNLIELFRKENFNFVVNLAAQAGVRYSIDNPRAYISSNISGFLNILEGCRHYPVEHLVYASSSSVYGQNTEQPFSTNHRVDSPVSLYATTKRSNELMANTYNHLYKIKCTGLRFFTVYGPWGRPDMAPMLFAKAILNGDPIKVFNNGKLERDFTYIDDIINGILKVLIGNPKNRKKLYNIGCGSPTKLMDFIETMEKHLGKPAIKKMLPMQPGDVYSTFADTTDLQNDFNYAASVKIDKGIENFVNWYKKYK comes from the coding sequence ATGAAAAAAATTCTAATAACTGGGGCAGCAGGCTTTATTGGTTTTCACTTATCAAAAAAATTAGCAAAACAAAATTTTGAAATTATTGGCATTGATAATATTAACGATTATTACCCAATGTCATTAAAGTTTGATAGATTAAAAGAATTAGGGATTGAATCCGACTTCATCAGATACAATGATAAAGTTAATAGTAATAAATACAATAATTTCAATTTTATTAGGCTTGACATAACTGACGAACATAATCTAATAGAACTATTTAGGAAAGAAAATTTCAATTTTGTAGTAAACTTGGCAGCACAAGCTGGTGTAAGATATAGTATAGATAACCCTCGTGCTTATATTTCTTCAAACATCAGTGGTTTTTTAAATATTCTTGAAGGGTGTAGACACTATCCAGTAGAACATTTAGTTTATGCTAGTAGTTCAAGTGTATATGGACAAAACACAGAACAACCATTCTCCACTAATCATAGAGTTGATTCACCTGTAAGTTTATATGCAACAACAAAAAGGTCTAATGAACTTATGGCTAATACATATAACCATCTATATAAAATCAAATGTACTGGCTTAAGATTTTTCACTGTTTATGGACCTTGGGGTAGACCTGATATGGCTCCAATGTTATTTGCAAAAGCTATTTTAAATGGTGACCCAATAAAAGTCTTTAATAATGGAAAATTAGAAAGGGATTTCACTTATATAGATGATATAATAAATGGCATCTTAAAAGTACTTATTGGGAATCCAAAAAATAGAAAAAAATTATATAATATTGGATGTGGAAGCCCAACTAAATTAATGGATTTCATCGAAACAATGGAAAAGCATTTAGGTAAACCTGCCATAAAAAAAATGTTACCAATGCAACCCGGAGATGTATATTCAACTTTTGCTGACACGACTGATCTTCAGAATGACTTCAATTACGCTGCATCTGTAAAAATTGACAAGGGAATTGAAAATTTTGTGAATTGGTATAAAAAATATAAGTAA